The genomic interval TATCCGTCGCCCAGCCATTGAATGAGGCACCCCATTCGCCTTTTTCGATGGGGAAGATCAGTCACACTCAAGTATCGCTTCAGCGTTTCAGGGAGTGCTGAGTAAACCATCGTGTAAGGAACCGCCTTCGGCTTATGCAACACTTGTTTTAATTCCTGCATCCAGTCGATTTCCTGCTGTTTCAGGCTGAACGGACGCGGGAGAGTAGCCAATGTTTCATACGTTTCATTCAGGACTTCCAAACGGTCCCAATATATTTTGAGTGAAACAAGCTGCTGAGCGCTTCCTCCAGGAACCTGAAGGCGCTCCTGATCCAAGTGAATCTTGCCATATTTATCTAGTTTCGTTGTTTCGAAGCAAACAACCTCAAACGAATCCCGAGGTAACTCCAAAAGCTTCGTTTGTTCTTCTTCCCACAGGGAACGGACAGATTGGTTATGTTTGTAATGCTCCTTTTCCATCGCTTCCTCGGCTTTTTGTCTCATCTCTTGATTAATCTGTTTCCAAGACGTCATGACGGGAATGGGCACAAACCAATTCCGCCTACTTGTTCCGACTTTATTTTCCACATTTCCCTTTTCATAGCCGGCCCTCGGATTACAGAAGACAGCCTCAAACCGGTAATGAAGTTTGAAACGTTGGAACATCTCGGTTAAATCACGTTCGCCATGGCCTTTGATCTTCACGACTGCGGCCGATAGATTGTCAAACCATAATTTACGCGGAACGCCTCCTGCCAGTGTGAAAAGCTGCTTGAGCCCTTCCAGGAAACAAGTGATATTCTCTCTGGGTAACACCACCAAAAAAGCACCGTTACTGTATGGAAAGGACATCACGAGGTATTTGACCTGAAGCCATTTGCCATCGTAAATAACCTCCGTAGTGCCAAAGTCTACCTGGGCCTCACCTCCGGGATGAATCAACTCACTGTAGGTTTTCTTCTCATCTTGGGCCAATGCCTTCTTTCGCTTGGAGACGTAGCCTGTAACGGTGCGAACTCCTCCGGTATAACCGCATTCATCACGAAGACGCTGGTAAATACGAATGTTCGTGTGACGCTGTTTTCGTTTCCGGGACAGGTCCTCCGTCAGCCAAGCTTCGATAATATCCAAATAAGGGCCCAGAATCGGATAACGTTTGATTCGTTTCTTGATTTCCGGACTCCAATCCTCCCGATCCCCGTACTTCTTGGCGGTTCGCCAATTAATGCCGAGCCGATTTGCCAGGGAATTGATGGATAGCCCTTCCTCCTCCCGTAAAAAATTGATATAGTTAACTTGAGCCATTGCTAGCATCCTTTCATTCCTCCCCCATGTTTATTGGACTTTACATGCAGGAGGTTAATAGATTTTGGGATGACTGGCAAGGCTCTTTTTTTATAATGGCAGTTGTGTATTTTTACGCTGCCGAATTATGTAGTTTTATTCTGCCATAAACACATGAAAAGTATTACAGAATTTCTTGAATACAAAGCCGGGGACAACAATAAACAAAGAGAAAAGTAAAGTAGGAACGCCTACAAAACGTAAGCTTTGGAGTTGTTTACACACAGTCCATAATCAAACAGGCTTCCGCCCGCATTTTAAGTCAAAAAGAAGTTTCGAAAAGAAACTCAAACAAATTACCAAACGAAATCTGGAAAAGGTGGAAAAAAGTCTAAACTAGATATAACAGTCTCCTGAAACTTGGAGCCCCAAAACCAAAAAGCATGAGAATAGGCCAACGCTCGTAAAGAAGACTGGAGAATTGCCAATAGATACATTCTTCATAGAACCATTACAAATAAATTTCTCGAAAAGGTTGGCTTTAAAGATTTAAACCAATTCTCCGATAAAGCACACTCAAATATTGAACCACCATAATACGGAACCGTACGTACGGTGGTGTGAAAGGTCGACTAACCAATTAATGGTTAGTCCGACTGACCTTCAAAAAATTGACGGTTTAATCCAATGTATTTGCTTTCCTCTTCCGGTAATTCGTCTTCCATATAAATCGCATCAACTGGGCAAACCGCTTCACAAGCTCCACAATCGATACAAATATCTGGGTCGATATAGAACATATCCTTCCCTTCCTCTATACAATCGACAGGACAAACCTCTACACATTCGCCTGATTTTTCACCGATACATGGTGATGTAATAATAAATGCCAATGTTTATTCACTCCTCAATCAAATCAGAGATTTATTACGCAAACACATTAGTGCTATGCTTTGGTTGAAAACGTGCTTTTGGATCGATACTACTTTTAGCACTACTAATGGCAATCGGCGCTTCGCCAAAACCCGTAGCGATCAACTTGACTTTGCCATCATATGTAACAATATCCCCACAGGCGTAAACACCCGGGATATTTGTTTGCATACGTGAATTTACTACAATAGAATTTTTTTCAAGTTCAAGCCCCCAATTTTTAATCGGACCAAGTGAAGACACAAATCCATAGTTGACAATTAATGCATCGAGATTAACAATCTTCGTTTCTTCACCTTTAACCTTTTGTATGACCATTTGATGAATTCCTTGGTCATCACCAATTAATTTAGCAGGGGCATACGGCGTACATATTCTAGCATTAGACTGCTTTAATTGTTTCAAACTGTGTTCATGAGCCCGAAAGTGATCCCGTCGGTGAACAATGTTAACATTTTTGGCAATTGGTTCAAGCATCAATGCCCAATCAACAGCAGAATCCCCCCCTCCGCAAATAGATACATTTTGATTCGCGAATTGATTGATATCATTGACAAAGTAATGAAGATTTTTTCCTTCATACAAGTTAGCATCTTCTAATTTCAATGGACGTGGCTGGAAAGCTCCAACACCAGCAGTAATAATAATTGTTTTCGTTAAATGAGTCTCTTTATCTGTAATCAATTCAAAAACTTCGTCATCATATTTATAAAACTGTTGAACGGATTGATTCAAAACAACAGTAGGGTTAAATTGCAAGGCCTGTTCTTTTAAGTCATCCACTATCTCTTGAGCAGGATTTTTAGGAAATCCTGCAACATCGTAAATATATTTTTCAGGATATAATGCTGATAGTTGCCCCCCCAATTGCGGCATACTTTCAATAATTTTCACTTTCATTTGGCGCATCCCACCGTAAAATGCTGTAAACAAACCAGTAGGGCCACCACCGATTATTGTTACATCGAAAACCTCTTGTTCTGGCATATACACCCTCCCTGTTCATCTCTGTGTTCTATATTAAGAAACGACATACCTTTAATTGATGTCTCTTGATTGTTTGTTTTCTATTCCTCTGTAATGAAAAACAAATCAAGCTGAGATGATTCATAATGTATCTTCTGTTCAAGAGAGCATTTTGAGTATATATTATCGATCTAGTTCTTAATGAATAACGCTTCAAGTGAGATCAAGAGTTTTTTAATAATACAGACCTAAACAATTGAAAAATAAATAAAATGTGTGCCCTATATTGTTCATATGCCTTTTTCCGATTTATAAGCGATGAACATGTGAGTCATGGAATTCTGTTGGATACTTCAAACCAAATCCCACTAACCGATCCATACCGATATGTGCAGTCCAAATTAACCCAATTTCTATAATGATGTCTGTATTCATAATCACCCCTAATAATAAGAATAGGATTGTGATTACGTATGTGTGGAATACATTGTACAATTGGTAACCAATGTGTGTGTGAATCAAATATCCTACCATTGAAATATCCGGAGATAAAGCCAATAATAAATACAGCCATACGTTGTCACTCATAGTAAAATACAGGTAAGTTCCCATTAGAAAAATAGCCAATCCTTCAAGTCTCACAGTAATTCTTACCATGGTGTTATCTCCTTATCCCACTATATTTTCTCCACTATTACCATAGCCCCAGCTGTTGTTTGCGTATGTGTAATCGAAACGTGACATGTATGATCGCCGGGAAAAAGTTTATTTATTTGTGTTGGAAAATTGATCTCGGGTTTCCCTAAATTATCTGAATACACTTCAATATCATAAAGATGAATGGATCCACCAAATCCGGTACCTATCGCCTTGGAAAATGCCTCCTTTGCTGAAAAACGTCCTGCTAACCATTCAACTTGTCTTTTCTCTGTTTTGAATTGAAATAACATTTCCTGCTCACTTTCTGATAATATATGGTTTAAAAAAGCCTTCTTTCCTTTACGGAAACCGTCGCCAATTCTTTTCAATTCAACGAGGTCCTGTCCTATGCCAATTATCATTAACGATTCAAATCCTTTTGCTTAATTGTACTTAATGCCATGCTGTAATTTACTCATGACCTTCATTTTCCAAGGCAGCCGGTGCAGCGCCCGCATTTTCACACGTCGTACAAGGGTTTCCATTTGAGATTTTGCTGCCAATATTTTTTCTTGTCGTTCTTGAAAATCTTGAACAAATTTTACAGTTTTTTTTCTTTTCTTCTCAAAAGGAATTAAGGCCTCCCTTGGCACTGTTTTCCCTGGATTATTTTGCAGGTGGTTAACAATGAAAGGCGATAACTCTACCGCATCTTGCATAGCAATATTTACACCTTGTCCCAATACTGGAGATAACGTATGAGCGGCATCCCCTATAAGAATCAATCCATTACGAGACCATTGCCTTGCAAAAGCTGTAAAAATATCTAACATTGTAAGGTCCTTCCAACTAGTAATATGTTGCTCCATTAATTCTTTAAAAGCTGGCTCTATTTCCGTCACCATGTCCCGAAATTCCTTTATACCTTGTTGCCTTGTTTCACGATAGCCACCCCTCGGAATATAAGTCCCTACACGGAGCATGTCCGGAAACGTAGGCAAGATGATCAAGTGCTTGTTTTTATGGACCTTGATCATGTTTGACTGGCTCCAGTTTTTCGGTTTTGGTAACTTAAACCAAACTAAATCGCGATCAAATGTTTTTACCTTTGTTTTAATATCAGCCATTTTTCGCAGCTGACTATGTCGTCCATCAGCCCCCACTACTAGCTCAGAGCGAACCTCAAACAATTCATTTCCCTGTTTACCAATCACACCAACAATTTCGCCATTTTGCTCTACCAGTTCAACACATGCGGTGCCCATCATGATCTCAAAATTCGGGTATTGACTCGCTTCATCTATAATGCTCTGTAAAACGACAGGTTGAGGAATATCGATTCCAAATTTTTGTTTATGTTTAAAAGACTCAAAGTCCGCTCTAAACAATAATTTTTCTCTTTCATACATTTCAATACATTTGACCTTTATAAAGCCATTTTGCTTTAAAGATTGTAATAAGCCTAATTCATCCAAGATTGCGACAGATCCTGCCGCAATTGTTTCGCCACGAAATTCTCGCTTAAACGTTTCCCGTCTTTCCATTACTAGAACACCGACACCTTGTTTCGCTAGTAACAATCCTAATAACACACCGGCCGGTCCGCCTCCAGCAATACAAACTTGTTTATTGACTTTTTGTGTCAAGTGTTTCTCCCTCCTTTGGGACATAAAAGACAAGCTCACCTTTAGTTATCATTTTATCCCCTTCTGTAATTCGGGCTTTAGCTGTCCGGTAATTTCCCAAAGAATCCTTTAATTCAACCTCAATTTTCAAGGTATCCCCAGGGATTGCTTGATTATAGAAGCGAAATTTTTTTGTTTCCACTAGATACCCTAGCTGTGGTTGCTGCGTGTCCTCAAGGGCGCCGGCAATGATTAAACTTGCTTGCGCAGCCATTTCAATCAATAAAACACCCGGAGCAATCGGGTTTCCCGGGAAATGACCCGCAAAAAATGGTTCATTGTATGAAAGATGTTTTGTACAAACAATACGCTGATCATCTATTTCATCCACCCGATCCACAAATAAAAATGGCGGAGACTGTTTCAACAATTCGTGAGGTTTTTTCTTCGTTACAGTTTTCACTCTTCATCCCTCCATTATTTTCCTAAATTTATGTAACTAATGATTTTTTCGTCACTTGAGACAAATATTCCTGAACCCTTGGATTTTGGAAACAATCCATTAATGCTGTTTTTTCAAAATTAATCTGTTCGTTGAATGTAGATAAATTAGAATGCTTCAATAATTGTTTCATTCGTGCGACGGTCTCCATGTCGCCGCTCAAAATTTGCTCACAAAGTTGTTCCACTCGCTCTTTCATTTCTTTTTTTGTCTTTGTTACTTCCTGAAAGAGCCCCCATTCCCATGCTTCTTTTGCTGAAAACATTCTTCCCGTCAGTATTAGTTCCATCGTTTTGGAATAACCGATCAAACGTGGAAGAAAATAACTCGCACTCAAATCCGGAGTCATCCCCATATAATGAAAATTCTCGATAAGTTTTGTTCTTTCCACAGCTATGCGATAGTCACAAGGCAGCATTATATTCAAACCACCGCCATAGGCATAACCGTGAATGGAAGCTATGGTGATTTTAGTAGAGTGGTAGATTTCCGAAATAATCTCATTAAGATTGGAAACAATTTCGTCCAATAAATTAAGGCCATTCTTCTGGTTAGCAATTTCTACTAAATCACTTGGATTAGGTCCGCTCGAGAAATAGGCACGTGCTGTACTCGAAAACACAATGATTTTGCAATGTGGATCCGCATTAACCTGATGAACGGCATCTAATAACTCTTGTGACATTCTTAAGTCAAATCCATTCTTTTTATCTGGATAGTTGAGTTCCACATATCGAACCATATCTTTGGAACGTACATCGACAATACTCATGTTGACACCTCCTATATAAATCACGTTGTTTGCATTTGCATCGTTTTAGATGTAATTTTTTTAGACAATTTATATCCAGAAAGAATAACGGAAACAACACTACCCCCCGGATCCGTCCATTGTCCTGACAGATACAACCCGTCGATTGGGGTTTCATGTTGTGGGCGCGATGACATTTGGTTAACATTTTGTTCCCAGCCATAAATGGATCCAAAGCTATTGTTCGTATAGCGTTCCATCGTCAATGGGGTTGCTGATTCAACCCATTCTAAATGTTGAGATAGATTTGGGATAACCCTCTCCGCCATTTGGATCATTTTTTCCTCATAATCGGGTTTAACTTCCTTCCAATTCTCCCCAATATCATAGGGGACAAGCGTTGTAATGATTACTGTGTGTTTTCCTTCAGGTGCTAAACTCGGATCTGCCAAAGTTGGGCACGAAATCGCTATCCCTTGCAACCCTTCTGGTCCAATTTCCCCAAGATTGAGATGATTTTCAACAAATTTTTCGTATTTGTAATCATCGTAAATAAAGGTCTCGTGACCTACATCATATTGCTCCATAGGTAAATCCACGCCCAAAAAGACTTCAAAGGCAGATAAGGAATGAGATAACCGAGATATGCGCTTTTTATAACGTTTTGGGAAGTGCTCTTCCCCAACTAGCTCATTCATCATCTTGAGCATATCCCCATTACATACAATCATTGGTGCCTGGACATACTCTCCTGTCTGTAATTCAACGCCCTTCACCTGTTTATCTTCAACAACTATATTGTTTACCTCATTACGTAAGCAAACCTCGCCATTTAATTCTTCAATCCGATCAACAAAAGCGTTCGCTAACTTTTGAAAGCTGCCTTCCAAATAATAAATTCCATCTTTAAAGTAATTCATGATAGCATAGGAGAAATACATCGCACTTCCCTCTGTAGGTGGAACACCATAATGCGTCCATAGAGTGGAGAAGGTATAAACTGCTTTTGGATCTTTTAAGAATCCGGACACCATGTCATGAAATGTCATCGTGCTATATTTCCTAATATATTTGTCTGACAGAAATTTAAAAGGATTATCTGCAAGCAACAAATCAGATGTTGCCGAATAAACCCCTTCCATTTCTCGAACAAGTGTCTCGATATTCTCCCTTTCATGCGGAAATAGCTCTGCATATTTATCAATCAACCCTTCCACATGAGACGGTACTGTGAAATGTAAATCTGGATAATATGCAGTATAAACATCGTCAAGCTTAATAAATGATAACTCATTTGCCAAACCAGCTTTATCCAACAGCTGATCTAATAAGCCGCCTTCCTCTGCACCTGCGACAATACGAACGGCGGAATCGAAAAAATACTTTTTTCTCCTAAACGCATGAGCATAACCTCCGACTCTGTAATGACGTTCCACCACAAGTACAGAGTAGCCCTGTTGTGCCAAATAAGCGGCTGAGCTGAGTCCGCCAATTCCTGATCCTATCACAATCACATCATATTGATTGTTTTTTGGAAAACGTGGTCTTTTTCTAAAGATATACATCACCCCTTACTAATATTTTCAAGATGGCTTTTTACGTCTGCTAAAATATCAGCTGCTATGGCACCATCAATCGCTCGATGATCAAAAGCTAAACTTAATGTCATCATTGGCCGTATTTGTATATCGTCTTCAACGACGATAGGTTTTTTTTGTATCGAACCGACTCCAAAACAGGTTGTAGAAGATATGATCGGATAAAATGATTGGATCGGCTTGTGACCCAGCGAAGTTACTGTAAAGGTACCTTGCAATTTTTCCCGTTTTGAAAAATTTTTGATCGTTTTATTATAAATCCATTGACCTATCCCTAACGGTAATGATTGCAACTTGCGAATAGGCTTGAATTCATCTACTTCCTCAAAAGAATGGTCACGATAATAGCCGATTTTTTTCTGGATGTCATTCAGATTTAACTGATCTGCTTCCGGAATCAATCCACTTAACACTACACGCGTCTGGTCAATATAACTGTCCATTGTAAATTTTGCTTGTATTTTGTTATACCAGGCGATTTTGGGAAATAGGGAATGTCGGACAGCAGAATTCGCTTCCGGATATTGTTGAAGGATCCGGGAAATGGAATAAATGATAAACGCAATATAGCTTATTTTCATCCCATTCTTTTGTAACTGGTGCTGTCGTACATTTTTGACTGCTGTAAAATCAATTTCAGTGTCCAATAAACTGGGCTGAACTCTTTTGCATGCCTTAAGAAATAATAGGTATGTCTTCTTGCCTTTGGAAAGCGTATAACGTTCTTCATTCGTTACTTCTAATCGCTAGCGCAATTTGTCCAATCGTTTTCGCATTCATGAAGGTTTCCATTGGCAACCGTAATCCTAAATCGACTTCAATATTGGTTAGGATTCTTAGTGCATTCACTGAATCCCATTCTTCTAACGTTTCCGGCCCCATGTCTGGGGAAATTTCATCTATTTCCAGATCAAGGACATCTGCAACGATTTTGATTAACTCGTTTTCTGCTTTCATATGGTTAAAACCTCCTTCATTGGATGTAAGGCAATCCAGTCCGGTTTTGCTGAAATATTATCTAAAGAGTGACAATACATCACGTAATCCCGCTCTTTTCTGACCATCTCAAACCCATGATCTTGATAAAAATTTTGTACGTAACCATTCTTTTTTGACGGGATATACTCACCATACACCGCTGAAACAGCTGATTTTTTCGCAAGGTGTAGAATCCATTGCAACACAGATGTTTCAATTCCTCGTGAAAACACACGACAGCTCATGATAAAATTGCGAATCCACCATTCTTCTCGATCATGATTTCTTACCTTTTCAATGTAAACACTGCCAACAATCCCATTATCTCCAAAACGGTCCGTTGCTTGGAAGCCAAATATGAAATAGTCATCGTGTTCCGCGCTGTCTTGGATGACCGATTGTGTATATCTTCGAGTCGTCAAGTTAAATTGGTTTGTCCTCATATTTAATTGGTGTAAACGTGGCAGATTTTCTTCTGTCGGATTCAATAAGGACACGTGAATATCCAAACCATGCAAGTATTCTTCAATCGAAGCAGTAGAATTTTGGAACTCTCTCCGCTTTACAATTTGCTTATACTTATCTGTTCGATTGGAATCTTCTTTTGTTAATTCAATACAATTGAACCACCCTTGAGACAATAGGGTACCTGTATAATAAAATGGTTCCTTTGGCATTTCGGGAACCGCCACATTTGTCAAAAATTCTCTGATAAGGTTGCGTTCAAATGGATTATCATCGACAAACACAAAACTGTCTAATCCAATATTTAACTGAGATGCGATTCGTTTTAGATTTTCATGCTTAGCGTCCCAATTTGCATGAATGGTGACAAAATCGTTTTGTTTTAGAACCATGTCCGGGTGTTTTTCAAATATTTCTTGAACATTGCTTGCTTCATTTTTACTGTTAACCGCCAATAAAACACCTTGGCGTTGCAACATCTTTAATTTATTCTGAAAATCGACAAAGGCTTTACCTGGAGGTGTGCCCCCCAATTGAATACCGTTTAAACCATCATCACCGGCAATGCCTCCCCATAGTGTATCGTCTAAATCCAGTGCTAAACATTTTTTGTTCAACCCTAACAACGAACGGGAAAGCTTTAATCCCTCCTTGGCAATAGCAGCCAACATTTCATCACTCATACTCATGCTGGCATAATGCATAAACCTCGGATCACGGTACAGAGAAATGTCTTGCATTAATATGCTAAGATCCAGTGTGACCACTTGTTTATAATGGTCCGAAAGCTTTAATAATTTCGCTTCAAATAACCGCCATTCTTTGCTTAAATTTGCTTTCGATTTATAGTCAATAATCGATGCGTGTTGGTCTTGGGGAAAAGGTATAGTATTTGTCACAAACACCCCATTGCAATAACGTTGAAATGTTTCGATTAATTGCTTCAATTCCCTTAGCTTGTTTTTGGTGCTCTGTTTAACATCAGCTATTGTCCAATCATCTTTCCGACATTCTTCAAAGACCAATACTTCGTCCAATAAGCAAAACGTGATGTCTGGTTGAAAACGGAATAAATTGCTGTTTTCATCAATAAGTTCATACACATATTGGTTATATGGAGCAACATAGAATTCCTGCCATATCCCTTCTTGGATAAGCATAGCACGCAAATATCGATCAATAGAGTCCGAAGTGAAATTACCGATGACCGCGATTTTTATTGGGGTTAGGCCAATCTTTTCTGCTTCCGCCCAGTCTTCATAACACATATCCCGAAGAATATATCCGGCTTTTTCGATAGACGAAGTTGAGGATAATTGGTTCATCCATTGGATAACTTGAGGCAAAGACTTCCCTAGCTTACTCTCTTTTTTCATTTGCTTTAGGGCAACAATGATTTCTTTTTCATCCATCAATCTAAGAGCCCCCTTACTCTTTAATTAGCGCAATTCCGGTTTGAATCCATTTAGATGATTCAATGGCAGCACCTACTGCTCGCTCTCCTGATTTCATTTGTTGCGATAAAGCCTGCAATTGGATGTAGGGAAGGGCGTTCCCATTGTTTCCGGTTTCGGCTACGCAATTAATCGCTTTCAAAGGATCAATTTCAAGTCCCTCTACAATTTTATTTGTCATATTTCCGGAAAGTTGCGGTGGCAAAAAATAATCAACTTCCCCCTTAATCCAATCTTCAGCTTGTAACTGACCGTCTATTACTTCTTTTGACATTACAGGAACATGTTCTTCGATAGCCTTGTAATCTTCTTTTGCCGATTGAAATTTTTTACGCTGCTCTCTTTTACCCATGTCAGAAACATTTTCCGGAATGAACCCAAACCAATTCATGACCTGACCTGGTTTTCGGTCTAATCCAACAAATTCATTTATTATATTTTGAATTTTAATTCCGTCACAATCGGTCTGTGTTGATAACACAACCGCCCCGGCACCATCTCCAAACAGTGCATAGTTAATCAGTTCGGATGATCGCAGTTTTTTAAAATCACGGTTTAAATCCATATATTTATTACAGACATCTCCACCGATCACAAGGGCATTTGAAAAGGCACCACTCTTTAAAAATCGATAGGCGACTTCAATCCCTTGTATCGCTCCCGAACAACCAGCCTGTATTTCATATGTCGGAACGCCATTTAAACCTAACTGATCCGCAACAAGATTAACCGTTGCAGGCATCAAATGGTCTGGTGTTGCTGTCGACATTACCACCAAATCAATTTGCCCAGGTTCTATCCCTGACTGTTCCAGTGCTTGAGAGGCAGCCTCTTTACAGAGATCCTCCAATTGAAAAGTCACTTGTTTTTTAGAAAAATCAATTGCGAAATGACGTGTTTTCGTACCAATTAATTCATCGATCCAATCTTCACGGATGAATAAGAATTCTTCCATATCTGCATTTGTAACAGGCTTACCAGGTAAATATGTACCAACTCCCAAAATGTTTACATCCACGTTTTTTCCTCCCTCTATATAATTAAAATATCTTCAAAATGCTCTTGTTTTCTTAGAATTTCTCAACCACCAATTTAGGAGTATTACAGGGGGAAGGGGGGCATAGCTCAGAATACTGAAGATTCTAACATCCTCTAATCCATCCTAACGACTAAACTGGTAGTATTTGGTTAAAATAGGTATAACCATGCTTTACTTCTCCACACTACTTATGATCGCTCACCCTCCCATGTATCACG from Lentibacillus cibarius carries:
- a CDS encoding HAD-IIIC family phosphatase yields the protein MDEKEIIVALKQMKKESKLGKSLPQVIQWMNQLSSTSSIEKAGYILRDMCYEDWAEAEKIGLTPIKIAVIGNFTSDSIDRYLRAMLIQEGIWQEFYVAPYNQYVYELIDENSNLFRFQPDITFCLLDEVLVFEECRKDDWTIADVKQSTKNKLRELKQLIETFQRYCNGVFVTNTIPFPQDQHASIIDYKSKANLSKEWRLFEAKLLKLSDHYKQVVTLDLSILMQDISLYRDPRFMHYASMSMSDEMLAAIAKEGLKLSRSLLGLNKKCLALDLDDTLWGGIAGDDGLNGIQLGGTPPGKAFVDFQNKLKMLQRQGVLLAVNSKNEASNVQEIFEKHPDMVLKQNDFVTIHANWDAKHENLKRIASQLNIGLDSFVFVDDNPFERNLIREFLTNVAVPEMPKEPFYYTGTLLSQGWFNCIELTKEDSNRTDKYKQIVKRREFQNSTASIEEYLHGLDIHVSLLNPTEENLPRLHQLNMRTNQFNLTTRRYTQSVIQDSAEHDDYFIFGFQATDRFGDNGIVGSVYIEKVRNHDREEWWIRNFIMSCRVFSRGIETSVLQWILHLAKKSAVSAVYGEYIPSKKNGYVQNFYQDHGFEMVRKERDYVMYCHSLDNISAKPDWIALHPMKEVLTI
- a CDS encoding ketoacyl-ACP synthase III, which codes for MDVNILGVGTYLPGKPVTNADMEEFLFIREDWIDELIGTKTRHFAIDFSKKQVTFQLEDLCKEAASQALEQSGIEPGQIDLVVMSTATPDHLMPATVNLVADQLGLNGVPTYEIQAGCSGAIQGIEVAYRFLKSGAFSNALVIGGDVCNKYMDLNRDFKKLRSSELINYALFGDGAGAVVLSTQTDCDGIKIQNIINEFVGLDRKPGQVMNWFGFIPENVSDMGKREQRKKFQSAKEDYKAIEEHVPVMSKEVIDGQLQAEDWIKGEVDYFLPPQLSGNMTNKIVEGLEIDPLKAINCVAETGNNGNALPYIQLQALSQQMKSGERAVGAAIESSKWIQTGIALIKE